The genomic DNA TCCATCACCTAGCGCATAGACCTTAGATTTATTAAGAATTTGATAAGCAGCAACAGGCAAACCTTCTGATATTCCCATGATCTCGCCATCTTTGACATCAAGTGGTGCAGCTTTATCAAGCCTTAAATAATATACATAATTAGAGGGTGTTTTCAGTGTTGCATATGGATATGGATCACCTGTCGGCTCTAAAATTCTTTTTGATGACACTATCTGAATTCTAGAACCTACCATACTCAAGATTGTATTCGTATGTGGTCCTTCATCGGCAATAATAAATGATACATTACTACATGAACTTATAACACTTTTTATTGACGTTAAATCCTTAACGCTGTAAGGTATTTCAGGTGATATGATAATGATTAGAACATTGTTACAGCTTCTGAGAATATTCGCTGTAGTGGTCCAATTTGTTACTGGAATTACATTATAACCCTCTGAAGCAAGAGTTTGTGCTAACTTTGAAGTCCCCAATGAACCTGAATTGAATGGTGATGGGCCTTCGACTAAAGGTATTGCAGGAGGACCATATTCAATTGTAGCTATGAATCCTATTAAAAGTAAGATAAGAATAGTACTTTTAGTCACCATTGGTAATTTCTGTGGTTTGTCGTTCTTTTTATCTGGCATCATTCTTGCCCTCGTTCAACAGCATAAATAGACGCCGACAATTTTAAGAGGTATAATGAAGCTGAGAGAAGAGTAAAACCTATTAACGCTGATAAGAGTGATGTTGCTATGAATGCCCTCTCCATTAACCCAATAGATAAAAGAAGTATATACACAGATATTATTAAAAGTATAATTCCCAGAATGATGTATATCCATAACTTTGTAGATGGTCCTATATGAAACCTGGACTTCATGGCACTACCCCTATTAATATCAAAATCCATTGAACGATAAGGAATAATGTATTATAAAATGATATATATGTGTCATATATATAAGAATCAAAAGCTGTAAAACTAGGATCAAACGGGTTTATTATTACTGAGTATCTAGAATAAATGGCTAAATATATTAAAATTACAATCGTTCCAACAAAAATAACAGATCTTAACGACGGCCTAAGAGGTTCAAAAGATATTATCTTAGAAACGAACCTCCACACGATAAAAAACATGAGTAATGCTATAACAAAATTTACAATATTTAAGATAAACGTATTCATAATTAGAATACCAAGCATCATACTAACCCGTTCAATCAGAATCATTACTGTGGAGTATAATAATGGTGTTATTATAATAGATTCTGCAAAACTACCAATATACATTAATGCAGGCGTGAACCAAGTTTCCTTACTTAACCATTCTTTTGCATCCTCTATGACAGCACTTTTAGATGGAACCATATACATCGATATTATACTACTAATCTTCTGGATTAATCCATATACTACAGCAAGTACAACACTAACAATTATACTCTCTCCAACAATATTGTTAGTCATGAACATCCATAAAGGAACAAGAGCAGCATCTTTTGGTTGTGGCACTTTCAAAAATAACAGTATAGCCATACTGGCTAATTCAGTACTCAGATAAGGTATAAAAACAAAGAACACAAGAAGTATTATCATAAATACTATTATATGAGACCTGTGAATATTAATGATACTTAAACTCTTAGATTGATCATTTCTCCATCCAGTCTTAATAGTATTAAGAATAAGCATGAGCAAAAACAAACTAGTAAATATTATAATAAGAATCCAAGAAATGCTAATATAATTACTTGTGATGATAAAAAATCCTAGACTCATTGCATAGATTACAGGATCTGCAAGCACGAAAGCAAAAACCAATAAAATTAAACACACTATGCTTAGAAACAACCAAGGCTTAGTAGTTACAATGGAAGAAAAGTGTATAAACATTTGGGGAATTTCAGTGATCTTTAATGTAAGTGATACATAAATAAGTGAAGGCAGAATGAGAACTCTCTCAACAATAGAAAAAATAGTCTGAACGTTCATGTTATTTCAACTCCATGGCAAGTATATTCTTAAAAGCTTGTTTTGCATCATTAATAAGTTCATTTGATTTTATTCCACCAAATCGTTCTAATTCATACGTCATAGCAATCTTACTAAAATCATTCCCTACACTAGGTAAATTTTGTAATACTCTGGACATGTACTCCCTATGTGTATCGCAACTGTTTATAGGAACTTTTCTGGAAAGCATGCTAACTGAATTCCAATAAAGTTTTATAGACTCACTATACTTTTCCAAATCAGTTGATATGACCATAGTTTTGTTACGTTCAATTAAATTCATAATACTTGAAAATATTGTTCTCCATCTCCATGCTAATATTGACACCGCAATGATACTCACAATTAGAATTATCAAGGGATTAAATATTTGTAGGTCATTAGGTAATGCTAATCCAGAAGGTAGTGTATTAATACTGAATAATGGCTGTAATGCTATGTTAGGTGATGATATCGTTGAGCTCTTATTAAAACTTAGCGGAGTTTCACTAATTGATGGAGTTTTTAAACCATTAATATTACTTAGTAGTGATGCCATGTTCTTAAGATATTCTAGCTCTGCTGTCCTCAGCATATCATTTAAATCGGTCGTATCAATGTTTTTTGATGAGCCTATTAATTGTAACGCTTTTAGTGCGGCTATATAATCTGTCAATGACATTTTGCCACTGCTATACTTGTTATTAATTACTGAGAGAATATTTTGATACATTTGCTTAGCTTGATTTGGATCCTTTACATTTTGTAACGATTGCAACATACTAATAATATCAGTAAGGTTATCTTTTGATAAAATTTGAAGTAACTGTGAGAGATTCGTATTATTGCCAAGTATTGATTGTAGGATCGTATAATCATTACTTGATATTTGTCCACTATTTAACAGTGTGTTTAAATCATCATTAAGTCTTTTGGAGTCGTTCAAACTATTTATAACTTGAGAAGTGCCGTTAGATAGTAACTGATTCTGAGATTGATTCATTAAACTAAGGAGGTCAACCAAATTTTTTAAAAAATTAGTGGAATTCGTGAGTATGACTGGAAACTCATAACTATGTCTTGATTCTTCGATGGACGTGATCGTTGAGTTTGTATACTGGCCTACAACTCTTGTAGTAGAAAAGCTTAGAAATAACATACATGTAATAATAAGAGCAAACAATAATAGCGAGGTTTTATGCATCTTTATCCATAATTATTTCATCACACGACTATTTAAAAATTAGCTAACCTTTACGTTTTTTGAACGTTTTAATTTTTTAGAACAAAATTGTGACTTCATAACTTTATTAAGATTAAAAAACTTAAAAACGCAGGTGAAATGTATGAGTTTAAAAATCTTTAATGACATAATTAATGAGTCTTCTAAAGTTCTTATTGAGCGAATAAAAGAAGTAAAATTTATTGTCGCGGCAATGATCGCCGATGGTCATGTGCTTCTTGAAGGTGTGCCTGGTATAGCTAAAACTATGACAGCAAAAACAGTAGCACGAATGTTTGACTTAGATTTTAAAAGAGTTCAAATGACGCCGGATCTGCTTCCTGGAGACTTGTTAGGAGCTTATGTTTATGACCAAAAGACAAGTGAATTTAAAATCAGGAAAGGACCAATCTTCACAAACATTTTTCTAGCGGATGAGATTAATAGAGCATCACCAAGAACACAGAGTGCCCTTTTAGAAGCCATGCAGGAAAGACAAGTCACAATAGAAGGAAACACATTTAAACTAGACGACCCATTCATAGTAATTGCAACGCAAAACCCAATAGAAATGGAGGGCACATTTCCATTACCAGAGGCACAACTTGATAGGTTCCTAATAAAACTAGAAGTTGGTTATCCAACAACAAAGAGTTTCTCAGAACTAATAAAAAGAATAGACCAGATAGAACAAAGTATAGCAGAAATTAAACCAATAGCAACAAAGGATGACCTGATTAATTTAAAAAATAACACAAAAAACATCAGAGCAGATGATGCAATAATAAACTATATAGTAGAGATAGTTGAAGAGACGAGAAAACATCCAGCAGTAAAACTTGGAGGCTCACCAAGAGCGGGAATAGCAATATATAAGATAGCAAGAGCATGGGCAATGATAGATGAAAGAAACTATGTTATACCAGATGATATAAAAAATGTCGCAAAGCCTGCACTCGCTCATAGAATAATTCTAAACCCAGAGTATGAATTCGAAGGAATAACACCAAGCAAAGTAATAGATGATATATTAAACAAAATACCAACACCAAAACCATAGATCATAATTTATTAAAAATTTTATAAAAATAATTTATCAACCGATCATGAATTTTTAAATAGTATTTTGTTGTACTCGACTTAGGTGATATAAAGTGAGCGTGAATGAAAAATTGTTAAAACATATTGATTCAAACTATTCACTAAAATGGTTACAAAAAATGTATGGAAGAAGTCTCAAAGATGTTACTTACTCAGTTCCTAAAAGGAAAAACAACATAGAATTCAAATATGAATGGCAAAAAAGAGCCGTAGATTTTGTTAAAAAAGCATTCGCAGAACTAAAACAACCGGTCACAATAAGGCAGGTTCACTATTACCTAGTAGGTCTAGAATTACCGGACTACAGGAACGACCTAAAACACTATAACAGACTTGTAGACTTCATGCTGAAAACTAGGATACTCGGAATCATAGACTGGTTCATGGTTACAGAGACTGAATCATTATCATATAAGCCAATACTTTGGGGCGTTTCAAACATAGAAGAAGCCGTTCAAAAAGCAATCGAAACAATACCACCAATGGGTAAAGATCCGTGGGAATCAATAGGAAAATACGTTTACGTATTCACAGAAAAAAGAGAACTCTTCGGACAAATAAACTCAATATGCGCGCAATATTACGTGCCTCTCGTAAGCTTTAAAGGATACGGAGCAGTCTGGACAAGAACATCACAACTAGCACCAGAAATTAAGGAAAAACTTGAAAGAGGATATAAAGTGTGGGCCCTGGTTATA from Thermoprotei archaeon includes the following:
- a CDS encoding MoxR family ATPase, with the translated sequence MSLKIFNDIINESSKVLIERIKEVKFIVAAMIADGHVLLEGVPGIAKTMTAKTVARMFDLDFKRVQMTPDLLPGDLLGAYVYDQKTSEFKIRKGPIFTNIFLADEINRASPRTQSALLEAMQERQVTIEGNTFKLDDPFIVIATQNPIEMEGTFPLPEAQLDRFLIKLEVGYPTTKSFSELIKRIDQIEQSIAEIKPIATKDDLINLKNNTKNIRADDAIINYIVEIVEETRKHPAVKLGGSPRAGIAIYKIARAWAMIDERNYVIPDDIKNVAKPALAHRIILNPEYEFEGITPSKVIDDILNKIPTPKP